A DNA window from Bradyrhizobium sp. CCBAU 53421 contains the following coding sequences:
- a CDS encoding IS5 family transposase encodes MRPKKHKTTGSNDLFRARLDQIINMKHELVLLAGKIDWDWIDSEIAPLYSENGRPGIETRFMIGLLLLKHIYGLSDEGVCERWVHDPYFQFFTGEEFFQHVFPHERSDLSHWRKRLGDKLERLLAESLRVAHETGALRSQDLKRVTVDTTVQPKAISFPTDAKLLHAAIRGLNRLARKHGVRLRQSYCRVAKSAAMMAGRYAHAKQFNRHQRQLRILRSRLGRIIRDIRRKIEGQATLEEAFALPLGRATQIRSQQQRQRGFKLYSFHAPEVECIGKGKAAAPYEFGVKASIVTNNRRAPGGLFVLHARSLPDNPYDGHTLRDVMDRTETLTGCAIERAYVDKGYRGHDAQNPRRVFISGQKRGVFGAIKRELRRRSAIEPIIGHLKAEGHLGRCYLKGRAGDAANVVLSAVGHNLRRILAWFRELLRLLLVSLWRTLNSPAQLNPAS; translated from the coding sequence ATGCGGCCGAAGAAGCACAAGACGACAGGATCGAACGATCTGTTCCGGGCACGGTTGGACCAGATCATCAACATGAAGCACGAGCTGGTTCTGCTTGCCGGCAAGATCGACTGGGACTGGATCGACAGCGAGATCGCCCCGCTCTACAGCGAGAATGGCAGGCCGGGGATCGAGACCCGCTTCATGATCGGGCTGCTGTTGCTCAAGCACATTTACGGGCTGTCCGATGAGGGGGTGTGCGAGCGCTGGGTGCACGATCCGTACTTCCAGTTCTTCACCGGCGAAGAATTTTTCCAGCACGTTTTCCCGCACGAGCGCTCGGACCTGAGCCATTGGCGCAAGCGGCTCGGTGACAAGCTGGAGCGGTTGTTGGCCGAGAGCCTTCGGGTGGCGCACGAGACCGGTGCGTTGCGCAGCCAGGACCTCAAGCGGGTCACGGTCGACACCACAGTGCAACCGAAGGCCATCAGCTTCCCGACCGATGCCAAACTGCTGCATGCAGCGATCCGGGGGCTGAACCGCCTGGCGAGGAAACACGGGGTCAGGCTGCGGCAATCCTATTGTCGCGTGGCCAAAAGCGCGGCGATGATGGCGGGCCGTTACGCTCATGCCAAACAGTTCAACCGGCATCAGCGGCAGCTGCGTATCCTGCGCAGCCGGCTGGGGAGGATCATCCGCGACATCCGCCGCAAGATCGAAGGCCAGGCGACGCTGGAGGAGGCGTTCGCCCTCCCGCTTGGCCGGGCCACGCAGATCCGCTCGCAGCAGCAGCGCCAGCGCGGCTTCAAGCTTTATTCTTTCCATGCCCCGGAGGTGGAGTGCATCGGCAAGGGCAAGGCCGCCGCGCCTTACGAGTTCGGCGTGAAGGCCTCCATCGTTACCAACAATCGCCGCGCCCCCGGTGGCCTGTTCGTGCTGCATGCCAGGTCGCTGCCCGACAACCCTTACGACGGTCACACGTTGCGGGACGTTATGGACCGCACCGAGACACTTACCGGCTGTGCGATCGAGCGGGCCTATGTCGACAAGGGCTACCGCGGCCACGACGCGCAAAATCCCCGTCGCGTCTTCATCTCCGGCCAGAAGCGCGGTGTCTTCGGCGCCATCAAGCGTGAGCTGCGCCGCCGCTCCGCCATTGAGCCCATCATCGGACACCTCAAAGCCGAAGGACACCTCGGCCGGTGCTACCTCAAGGGCCGCGCCGGCGATGCGGCAAACGTCGTCCTCTCCGCCGTCGGACACAACCTCCGTCGCATCCTCGCCTGGTTCAGAGAACTTTTGCGCCTATTGTTGGTCTCGCTCTGGCGCACGCTCAACTCTCCAGCTCAGCTCAATCCGGCTTCTTAA
- a CDS encoding acetyl-CoA carboxylase biotin carboxylase subunit family protein, with translation MHIVFIDTTWGGVETMRLAKQRGLRVSLIRSGYRDDRFRTERVQRIVSTLDTVITISATTVETAVLRSLQQIAAIAPIDAVISEFEACVDVAARVCARLSIPFTSASAVAAARDKARAREIIQSAGLRCPRFRQVVTPRQARAAAEAIGVPVVVKPRTGYYSLLAAVAPTSTDAERAAQNLLSGIDALPVHLQAQFRKGILVEEHLIGPLVSAEIGVRDEKFYHFMVSDHPRAREDECIEMGASMPADLTQDQIKSCFQYAEAVARELGFDMGIFHVEMIATEQGPVLVEMNSRVMGGVMPSVYHHLTGEWIQERLLDIHLGFPIRDVPPQYSGYVSARNIMPGRDAALADRIDLSWLTEYSENLIEFDPHRLEPSIEVRRKEILGWYHLRADSFTEANMVANTVLRRFEASIGVPLLH, from the coding sequence GCGCCTCGCCAAGCAACGGGGATTGCGCGTCTCCTTGATCAGGTCTGGCTATCGCGACGATCGTTTCCGGACGGAGCGCGTCCAGCGAATAGTTTCGACACTAGACACAGTCATCACGATCTCGGCCACCACCGTAGAGACGGCAGTGTTACGCAGCTTGCAGCAGATCGCCGCAATCGCACCGATCGACGCCGTCATCTCCGAATTCGAGGCGTGCGTTGACGTCGCAGCCCGTGTCTGTGCCCGGCTAAGTATTCCGTTTACAAGCGCGTCTGCGGTAGCGGCGGCACGCGACAAGGCTCGCGCGCGCGAAATCATCCAATCCGCTGGCCTGCGCTGCCCCAGATTCCGTCAGGTGGTGACGCCGCGACAGGCTCGCGCAGCGGCGGAAGCCATCGGTGTCCCAGTCGTGGTCAAGCCGCGGACTGGCTATTATAGTCTGCTCGCCGCGGTCGCACCAACGTCAACCGATGCCGAACGTGCGGCTCAGAACCTCCTATCCGGCATTGATGCCTTGCCTGTACACCTGCAAGCCCAATTTCGCAAAGGAATCCTCGTCGAGGAGCATCTTATCGGCCCATTGGTATCTGCGGAGATTGGTGTGCGGGACGAAAAATTCTATCATTTTATGGTGTCCGATCACCCACGCGCACGCGAAGACGAATGTATCGAGATGGGAGCGTCGATGCCCGCCGATCTCACACAGGATCAGATCAAGTCTTGCTTCCAGTATGCGGAAGCAGTGGCCCGGGAGCTGGGTTTCGACATGGGGATCTTTCACGTTGAGATGATTGCAACGGAACAAGGCCCCGTCCTGGTTGAGATGAATTCCCGCGTTATGGGTGGCGTTATGCCGTCAGTATATCACCACCTGACGGGTGAATGGATTCAGGAGCGGTTGCTGGATATTCATCTTGGCTTTCCAATCCGCGACGTCCCACCGCAGTATTCCGGCTACGTCTCTGCCCGCAACATCATGCCGGGCCGCGACGCGGCGCTCGCTGACCGGATTGATCTGTCGTGGTTGACGGAATATAGCGAAAATTTGATCGAGTTCGATCCACATCGCCTCGAACCGAGCATCGAAGTCCGACGGAAAGAGATTCTCGGCTGGTACCATTTGCGAGCGGACTCCTTTACGGAGGCGAATATGGTAGCCAATACCGTCCTCCGCCGCTTCGAGGCATCCATAGGCGTTCCGTTGCTTCATTGA
- a CDS encoding winged helix-turn-helix domain-containing protein — translation MSVTLNSLAGMQDELSGRLRPIILYYGTDRDYVCLLRYILETAGFGLRVVIFDEECKRALEEALPDIILIDCSQVDFTQGTLREFNLLCSFERPIVILISDAIQQDHGNLTLQQEGFEVLPRATPPERLIGILHSILARPSARKLLIFEDIELDPIGFRVCRAKQELRLAPTEFRLLRYLMSEPSRVFTRDQLVRATWLKNVFVGSRTVDVHVARLRRALNGMPRRKLIRTVRGVGYALT, via the coding sequence TTGTCTGTCACGCTTAATAGTTTAGCGGGTATGCAAGACGAGCTGTCCGGTCGGTTGCGACCAATAATCCTATATTACGGGACCGACAGGGATTATGTATGCCTGCTGCGATATATTCTCGAGACAGCCGGCTTCGGGCTTCGTGTCGTCATCTTCGATGAAGAGTGTAAACGAGCATTAGAAGAGGCTCTGCCCGATATCATTCTGATCGACTGCAGCCAAGTCGACTTCACACAGGGCACACTCCGCGAATTTAATCTGCTTTGTAGTTTCGAAAGGCCGATCGTAATTTTGATAAGTGATGCAATCCAGCAAGATCACGGCAATCTCACTTTGCAGCAAGAAGGCTTCGAAGTCTTGCCGCGGGCCACGCCGCCGGAACGCCTCATCGGCATATTGCACTCGATATTGGCGCGGCCGTCCGCCAGAAAGCTTCTGATCTTCGAGGATATCGAGCTCGATCCCATCGGCTTTCGCGTCTGTCGCGCCAAGCAAGAGCTCCGGCTTGCGCCAACCGAATTCCGCTTGCTGCGCTATCTAATGAGCGAACCAAGCCGCGTCTTCACCCGCGACCAACTCGTTCGCGCCACGTGGCTGAAGAATGTTTTCGTAGGCTCGCGGACTGTCGATGTCCATGTAGCGCGTCTACGCCGAGCGCTCAACGGGATGCCCCGGCGCAAGCTGATCCGGACTGTCCGCGGCGTCGGTTACGCGCTGACCTGA